One segment of Anatilimnocola aggregata DNA contains the following:
- a CDS encoding glycoside hydrolase family 18 protein, with translation MKPGLVLSFTACLLLVLPALQAQDVPRVQPAGFRVAAYLPEYRLAEFEPRLARYLTDLIVFSAEPTEFGGINRSRLAKVPWDELRQWKTKERVRLILCIGGWERSKHFATVATSPEKRQVFVKEAVRLCLEERLDGIDLDWEHPRDEAEQEGYGRLLTELRAGFQPHGLLLSVTIAAWQKMPPEAFTAAHWVQVMAYDHDDKHSTFEGAVADVKTLKEAGVPAEKIVLGMPFYGRDILRRNRSLAYREIVARHDPKPDVDEIDGVYFNGLSMIRRKTEYALESRLGGVMAWELGQDVPTDRSLLRAIDAAVQQARLQ, from the coding sequence ATGAAACCTGGCTTGGTTCTCTCGTTCACCGCCTGCTTGTTGCTGGTGTTGCCTGCGTTGCAGGCCCAGGATGTTCCGCGCGTTCAACCTGCGGGTTTTCGCGTGGCTGCCTATTTGCCGGAATACCGGCTGGCCGAGTTCGAGCCGCGGTTGGCGCGCTACCTGACCGACCTCATCGTCTTCTCGGCAGAGCCGACGGAGTTCGGTGGTATTAACCGTTCGCGCTTAGCAAAAGTGCCGTGGGACGAACTGCGCCAGTGGAAGACCAAGGAGCGCGTGCGGTTGATCTTGTGCATTGGTGGCTGGGAACGGTCGAAGCACTTTGCCACCGTCGCTACGTCGCCCGAGAAGCGGCAAGTGTTCGTGAAGGAGGCCGTGCGACTCTGCTTGGAAGAACGCCTCGACGGCATCGATCTCGACTGGGAGCATCCGCGCGACGAAGCCGAGCAGGAGGGTTACGGCCGGTTGCTCACCGAACTTCGCGCCGGCTTTCAGCCCCACGGGTTGCTGCTGTCGGTGACAATTGCCGCCTGGCAAAAGATGCCACCAGAGGCTTTTACGGCTGCGCACTGGGTGCAAGTGATGGCCTACGATCACGACGACAAGCATTCGACGTTCGAGGGTGCAGTCGCCGATGTCAAAACGCTGAAGGAGGCCGGCGTGCCGGCTGAGAAGATTGTGCTTGGCATGCCCTTTTATGGCCGAGATATTCTCCGTCGCAATCGATCGCTGGCGTATCGCGAGATTGTCGCCCGGCATGATCCAAAACCGGACGTCGACGAAATCGACGGCGTCTACTTCAACGGCCTGAGTATGATTCGCCGCAAGACCGAGTATGCACTCGAGTCGCGTCTCGGCGGAGTGATGGCCTGGGAACTCGGTCAGGATGTGCCCACCGACCGCTCGCTGCTCCGCGCGATCGATGCCGCGGTTCAGCAAGCGCGTCTTCAGTAG
- a CDS encoding ThuA domain-containing protein — MKPSLLCLLVLGYLTLPARGAEPAVLKIHLLGAGEYKPVESLTGYQKYLEEKFRVRCTTSFGNDGKSLPNLEQLKTADVMVVFLRRMNLPAEQMAIIRNHWEQGKPIVAMRTASHAFQPDDNAIFDRQVLGGNYRGSGSYTTPFKAIALPAKSEHPVLKGVGAITSKGYYGNDKLADDAEVLQVVESDKKTPLPVTWAHTYQGGRTIYTSLGVPEDFQDENFRRLLSNAIFWTAERDPAQMQK; from the coding sequence ATGAAACCCTCCCTGCTCTGTCTGCTCGTCCTTGGCTATCTCACTTTGCCTGCCCGTGGTGCAGAGCCCGCGGTTTTAAAGATTCACCTGCTCGGCGCGGGTGAATACAAACCGGTGGAATCGTTGACCGGATATCAGAAGTATCTCGAAGAGAAGTTTCGCGTGCGGTGTACAACATCGTTTGGCAACGACGGCAAATCGCTCCCCAATCTCGAGCAGTTGAAGACCGCCGATGTGATGGTGGTGTTTCTCCGCCGCATGAATTTGCCTGCAGAACAAATGGCGATCATTCGCAACCACTGGGAGCAAGGAAAGCCGATCGTCGCGATGCGAACCGCCAGCCATGCCTTTCAACCCGACGACAATGCGATCTTCGACCGCCAGGTACTGGGGGGCAACTATCGCGGCTCCGGCAGCTATACCACACCGTTCAAAGCAATTGCCCTGCCGGCCAAGTCGGAGCACCCGGTGCTGAAAGGGGTCGGGGCGATCACTTCGAAAGGTTACTACGGCAACGACAAGCTGGCCGACGATGCCGAAGTGCTGCAAGTGGTCGAGTCGGACAAAAAAACGCCGCTGCCGGTGACCTGGGCTCATACTTACCAAGGTGGCCGCACGATCTATACCTCGCTGGGCGTGCCGGAAGATTTTCAGGATGAGAATTTTCGCCGTCTGCTAAGCAACGCCATCTTCTGGACCGCCGAGCGCGACCCCGCACAAATGCAGAAATGA
- a CDS encoding transporter: MDKTAVAVLVTVAFSLLGVVGDYFLKLASGREYPLRSGWFYLGFAFYASTAFGWVFVMRHLKLGTISVLYSVSMVLMLTTIGVVVFKESLNYSEMAGIVLAVASLVLLMRFA, from the coding sequence ATGGATAAGACTGCCGTGGCGGTGCTGGTTACCGTTGCCTTCAGCTTGCTGGGGGTGGTGGGAGATTACTTTTTGAAGCTGGCCAGCGGGCGGGAGTATCCGCTGCGGAGTGGCTGGTTTTATCTGGGGTTTGCCTTTTATGCCTCGACCGCGTTCGGCTGGGTGTTCGTCATGCGGCACCTCAAGCTGGGGACGATCAGCGTGCTCTATTCGGTCTCGATGGTCCTCATGCTGACGACGATCGGCGTGGTGGTCTTCAAGGAATCGCTCAATTATTCCGAAATGGCTGGCATCGTGCTGGCCGTGGCGTCGCTCGTATTGCTTATGCGATTTGCGTAG
- a CDS encoding DUF1501 domain-containing protein, giving the protein MQTSTQLSRRHLLTQAGGGAGMLALAALLADEGLLSNSLAAESATSKGTAPLNPLAPHAGHFPAKAKNVIWLFMNGGPSQVDTWDYKPELEKRDGQELKGFDKNTGFFTGQVGPVMKSPFKFAQHGKSGAWVSDIFPGMAQHVDDMAFVHSCYTGSNNHSPALFMINTGMAKMGHPCVGSWVTYGLGSESQSLPAFVAMTDPLGRGLPKGYSQNWGAGFLPSVYQGTWLKPSGDAIDNLYRPADQGDKQQRAALDLLARLNRKQLAERPHEAELAARIESFELAYRMQLAAPEAIDIQQEPEHIHKLYGVGEKRCDHFAKQCLMARRLVERGVRFVQIYSGGMENERSWDGHKDIKGNHEQFAGETDTPIAGLLADLKQRGLLENTLVVWGGEFGRLPIVQTGGTGRDHNPHAFTYWLAGGGVKGGVKHGATDELGHKAVEDRVHVNDLHATILHLLGLDHQKLTFRMSGRDFRLTDVAGHVVKEVLA; this is encoded by the coding sequence ATGCAAACTTCCACCCAACTCTCCCGTCGTCATCTCCTCACCCAAGCTGGTGGCGGGGCCGGCATGCTCGCGTTGGCTGCCTTGCTCGCCGACGAAGGCCTGCTTAGCAATTCGCTCGCAGCTGAGTCCGCAACCAGCAAGGGAACAGCGCCGCTGAATCCACTGGCTCCGCATGCGGGACATTTTCCGGCAAAGGCGAAGAACGTCATCTGGCTGTTCATGAATGGTGGGCCGAGCCAGGTTGATACCTGGGACTATAAGCCGGAACTGGAGAAGCGTGACGGGCAAGAGCTGAAAGGCTTCGATAAGAACACTGGCTTTTTCACGGGGCAGGTGGGGCCGGTAATGAAGTCGCCCTTCAAGTTCGCTCAGCATGGCAAAAGTGGAGCCTGGGTCAGCGACATCTTTCCCGGCATGGCCCAGCACGTCGACGATATGGCCTTCGTCCACTCTTGCTACACCGGCTCGAACAACCACAGTCCCGCGCTCTTCATGATCAACACCGGCATGGCCAAGATGGGGCACCCTTGCGTGGGCTCTTGGGTCACTTATGGCCTCGGCAGTGAAAGCCAAAGCTTGCCTGCCTTCGTCGCCATGACCGATCCACTGGGCCGCGGATTGCCCAAGGGATATTCGCAGAACTGGGGAGCCGGCTTTCTCCCCAGCGTGTATCAAGGAACCTGGCTCAAGCCCAGCGGCGACGCCATCGACAATCTTTATCGGCCCGCCGACCAAGGCGATAAACAACAGCGGGCCGCCCTCGATCTGCTGGCCAGGCTCAATCGCAAGCAACTGGCCGAGCGACCGCACGAAGCGGAACTTGCCGCCCGCATCGAAAGCTTCGAACTCGCCTATCGCATGCAACTTGCCGCCCCCGAGGCGATCGACATTCAGCAAGAGCCCGAGCACATTCACAAGTTGTACGGCGTCGGCGAAAAACGTTGCGACCATTTCGCCAAGCAGTGCCTCATGGCCCGCCGCCTGGTCGAGCGCGGTGTCCGCTTCGTCCAGATCTACAGCGGTGGCATGGAGAACGAACGCAGCTGGGACGGGCACAAAGACATCAAAGGGAACCACGAACAGTTCGCCGGCGAGACCGACACTCCCATCGCCGGGCTCCTCGCCGACCTCAAGCAGCGGGGCCTGCTCGAGAATACCCTTGTCGTCTGGGGCGGGGAATTCGGCCGTCTCCCCATCGTGCAAACCGGTGGGACCGGCCGCGACCACAATCCGCACGCCTTCACCTATTGGCTGGCGGGCGGCGGCGTGAAAGGTGGCGTGAAGCACGGAGCCACCGACGAGTTGGGCCACAAAGCGGTCGAAGACCGCGTTCACGTGAACGACCTGCATGCCACCATCCTCCACCTCCTCGGGCTCGACCACCAAAAACTGACCTTCCGCATGAGCGGCCGTGACTTCCGCCTGACTGATGTGGCCGGCCACGTAGTGAAGGAAGTGCTGGCCTAA
- a CDS encoding PSD1 and planctomycete cytochrome C domain-containing protein, which yields MNRSFLFALFIGASCCLGTSFPPVTAADKQPQPEFDPAHAEKMQEGLTLFKQTVRTVLIKQCTDCHGGDEVQSGFDLATRKGLLRGGSKGPAVSIGKSLDSNLLRFISRREKPFMPEGSDKLPDDAIAAIAKWIDLGAPYDQPLVDNPRDPDLWTKTVVGDKARDFWSLKQLHRTEPPSVKNEAWVRTPIDRFVLVAAEAKGITPNAVATKQTLLRRAYFDLIGLPPTPDEIAMFLADDSPQAFEKVIDQLLESPHYGERWGRHWLDTARFAESHGFEQDYDRPFAFHFRDFVIKALNQDMPYDQFVRWQLAGDELAPDEPLALMATGFLGAGVFPTQITANEVEKSRYDALDDMAATTGSALLGLSIGCARCHDHKFDPIPAADYYRFIATFATTVRSNVDLNLKPAEYRAAKATFDQAHAPFVTAREKFEKEQLPGRFASWEKSSGAQELQNAAWRVLSLKQLQSKGKATLTLQSDGSALATGTNPDFDVYTLTAELPAGTYHGIRLEALADPSLKKNGPGRAANGNFALTDLRVVLKQAGKPDQTLSLQNPQATFEQKPSLLVKHTIDSDQKSAWAVDPQFGKDHAAVYELAEPLTIDKPATLTFTLEFNNNKQHNIGRPRISITSSPAPLAVETGGLAAGIAAALAIPADKRTAKQQEQLLAWYRAHDDEWKRLNQAEQDHLAKAPQPTTVKVMVCSEGVTPIRHHTQGADFFTETYFLKRGDNEQKMGQATPGFLQVLTSAPQGEKHWQVTPPAGAKTSHRRTALAAWITDTEYGAGHLLARVMANRLWHHHFGRGLVATPNDFGVQGERPTHPELLDWLASELMARGWKLKTMHKLIMTSAAYQQASTFDPADAKLDPENKLLWRFSPRRLEAEIVRDNLLAVSGALDRTQFGAGSLEETHRRRSIYFTIKRSKLVPMMQLFDQPEPLVSVGGRPSTTIAPQALMLLNNPQVRLYAHSFAKQLLPAAEKDMATATRQAYLQAIAREPDAAELREATAFLAEQELLYQADKKPNAKELALADFCQVLFGLNEFVYVE from the coding sequence ATGAATCGTTCGTTTCTGTTCGCACTTTTTATTGGCGCGAGCTGCTGTCTGGGCACCTCGTTCCCCCCAGTGACTGCTGCCGATAAGCAACCGCAGCCGGAGTTTGATCCGGCCCATGCCGAGAAGATGCAAGAAGGGCTGACCCTCTTCAAGCAGACCGTCCGCACGGTTCTCATTAAACAGTGCACCGATTGCCACGGCGGCGATGAAGTGCAGTCGGGCTTCGACCTGGCCACCCGCAAAGGCTTGCTCCGCGGCGGCTCGAAGGGGCCTGCGGTCAGCATTGGTAAATCGCTGGACAGCAACCTGCTGCGCTTTATCAGCCGGCGAGAAAAGCCCTTCATGCCCGAAGGCAGCGACAAGTTGCCCGACGATGCCATCGCAGCGATCGCCAAGTGGATCGATCTCGGTGCTCCTTACGATCAGCCGCTAGTCGATAATCCGCGCGATCCCGATCTTTGGACAAAGACCGTTGTCGGCGACAAAGCTCGCGACTTCTGGTCGCTGAAACAACTGCACCGAACAGAGCCCCCGTCAGTAAAAAACGAAGCCTGGGTTCGCACTCCCATCGATCGTTTTGTACTCGTCGCTGCTGAAGCCAAGGGTATAACGCCGAATGCTGTCGCGACGAAGCAAACCCTGCTGCGCAGGGCTTATTTCGATTTGATCGGCCTGCCGCCAACGCCGGACGAGATTGCCATGTTCCTGGCCGACGATAGCCCGCAAGCCTTCGAGAAAGTGATCGACCAACTGCTGGAGAGTCCGCACTACGGCGAGCGCTGGGGCCGGCATTGGCTCGACACCGCTCGCTTTGCCGAGAGTCACGGCTTTGAGCAGGACTACGACCGTCCGTTCGCCTTTCACTTTCGCGACTTCGTGATTAAGGCTCTCAATCAAGACATGCCCTACGACCAGTTTGTCCGCTGGCAATTGGCTGGCGATGAATTGGCCCCTGACGAGCCGCTGGCGCTCATGGCGACCGGCTTTCTCGGCGCGGGAGTCTTTCCCACGCAGATCACTGCGAACGAGGTCGAGAAGTCGCGCTACGACGCGCTCGATGATATGGCGGCCACCACCGGCAGCGCACTGCTCGGTTTATCCATCGGCTGTGCCCGTTGCCACGACCACAAGTTCGACCCGATTCCTGCTGCCGACTATTACCGCTTCATCGCCACGTTCGCCACCACGGTGCGCAGCAACGTCGACCTGAATCTCAAGCCTGCCGAATATCGCGCCGCGAAAGCCACTTTCGATCAAGCGCACGCTCCCTTTGTTACAGCGCGAGAGAAGTTTGAGAAAGAACAGCTTCCCGGCCGTTTTGCGAGTTGGGAAAAGAGCTCCGGCGCCCAGGAACTGCAGAACGCAGCCTGGCGAGTTCTCTCGCTCAAGCAACTGCAGTCGAAGGGGAAAGCCACGCTCACACTCCAGTCCGATGGTTCAGCGCTCGCGACGGGAACCAATCCAGACTTCGATGTTTATACGCTTACCGCCGAGTTGCCCGCCGGCACTTATCACGGCATTCGGCTCGAAGCCTTGGCCGATCCATCGCTAAAGAAGAACGGCCCCGGTCGCGCGGCAAATGGCAATTTCGCCCTGACCGATTTGCGTGTGGTACTAAAGCAAGCAGGTAAGCCCGACCAAACCTTGTCGCTGCAGAATCCCCAAGCCACGTTCGAACAAAAACCCAGCCTGCTCGTAAAGCACACCATCGACAGCGATCAGAAATCGGCCTGGGCCGTCGATCCGCAGTTTGGCAAAGATCACGCGGCTGTCTACGAACTGGCTGAGCCTCTGACAATCGACAAGCCGGCGACGCTGACGTTCACGCTCGAGTTCAACAACAACAAGCAGCACAACATCGGCCGCCCGCGTATCAGCATCACTTCCAGCCCCGCGCCACTCGCCGTCGAGACTGGCGGACTGGCCGCCGGCATTGCAGCTGCGCTGGCGATCCCCGCTGACAAGCGAACTGCGAAACAGCAGGAACAACTTCTGGCTTGGTATCGCGCACACGATGACGAATGGAAACGACTTAATCAAGCGGAGCAAGATCATCTCGCCAAGGCTCCTCAACCCACAACCGTCAAAGTCATGGTCTGCAGCGAAGGCGTGACCCCGATTCGGCATCACACGCAAGGTGCCGACTTCTTCACCGAGACCTACTTTCTCAAGCGTGGCGACAACGAGCAAAAAATGGGGCAGGCCACGCCCGGCTTCTTGCAAGTCCTCACTAGTGCTCCGCAAGGTGAGAAGCACTGGCAAGTGACGCCCCCCGCAGGTGCGAAGACATCGCACCGTCGCACTGCGCTCGCAGCTTGGATCACCGACACCGAATATGGTGCCGGCCACTTGCTCGCGCGTGTCATGGCCAATCGCTTGTGGCATCATCATTTCGGCCGCGGCTTGGTCGCCACGCCCAACGACTTTGGCGTGCAGGGCGAGCGACCAACACACCCCGAACTACTCGATTGGCTGGCCAGCGAACTGATGGCTCGAGGTTGGAAACTCAAGACCATGCACAAGCTGATCATGACCAGTGCCGCCTATCAGCAGGCCAGCACCTTCGATCCTGCGGACGCCAAGCTTGATCCCGAGAACAAGCTCCTCTGGCGATTTTCGCCGCGCCGCCTCGAAGCTGAGATTGTGCGGGATAACCTGCTCGCCGTCAGCGGCGCTCTCGACCGCACGCAGTTCGGCGCGGGTTCGCTGGAGGAAACGCATCGTCGCCGCAGCATCTACTTCACCATCAAACGCAGCAAACTCGTCCCCATGATGCAACTGTTCGATCAGCCCGAACCGCTCGTCAGCGTCGGTGGTCGGCCGAGTACCACCATCGCCCCTCAAGCTCTCATGCTCCTTAACAATCCGCAGGTCCGCTTGTACGCTCACTCGTTCGCGAAGCAACTCCTACCGGCTGCCGAGAAAGACATGGCCACCGCCACTCGCCAAGCCTATCTGCAAGCCATAGCGCGCGAGCCCGATGCGGCCGAACTGCGCGAGGCAACTGCCTTCCTTGCCGAACAAGAGTTGCTCTACCAGGCTGACAAGAAACCAAACGCCAAAGAACTCGCGCTCGCTGACTTCTGCCAGGTCCTCTTTGGGTTGAATGAGTTTGTGTATGTAGAATGA
- a CDS encoding alpha/beta hydrolase: MKYDADNASLPLPRTEQQLAMAGTPAVSSSSDANVLAVDTNRPLVKKPPQRKIWHGLWRLVRLAAVTYLAVILMLMWMETSLIYPAPQYPRGDWQAAETYGWEDVNFVSADGTKLHGWYRDLTQHGQEPQAYLLYCHGNGENVAYLGEYLADMADRQRLSIFAFDYRGYGRSEGSPHEAGILADGEAAQQWLAKRANIPANQIVLMGRSLGGGVAVDLAARNGARGLIVQSTFTSLPDAAARMYPWAPVRWLMRNRYNSLDKIKAYHGPLLQSHGNQDTLVPIDLGQQLHAAAPGTKEFFVCPGGGHNDLEPPAYQAVLARFLASLPK, from the coding sequence ATGAAGTACGATGCAGATAACGCCAGTTTACCTCTCCCGAGAACCGAGCAGCAACTTGCAATGGCTGGTACACCCGCGGTTTCATCTTCCAGCGACGCCAATGTCCTGGCGGTCGACACCAATCGCCCGTTGGTGAAAAAGCCGCCCCAACGAAAGATCTGGCACGGGCTGTGGCGGCTGGTGCGGTTGGCAGCTGTGACCTATCTGGCAGTGATTCTTATGCTCATGTGGATGGAAACCTCGCTCATCTATCCCGCGCCACAGTACCCGCGCGGCGATTGGCAGGCGGCCGAGACATATGGGTGGGAAGATGTCAACTTCGTTTCGGCCGATGGCACCAAGTTGCACGGTTGGTATCGCGACCTGACGCAGCACGGCCAGGAGCCGCAGGCCTATCTGCTGTATTGCCACGGCAACGGCGAGAATGTGGCTTACTTGGGTGAATATCTGGCAGACATGGCCGATAGGCAGCGATTGAGCATTTTCGCCTTCGACTATCGAGGTTATGGCCGCAGCGAAGGAAGTCCGCACGAAGCGGGAATTCTCGCCGATGGAGAAGCGGCCCAACAATGGCTGGCTAAACGGGCGAACATTCCAGCCAATCAGATTGTCTTGATGGGGCGATCACTGGGCGGAGGCGTAGCCGTCGATTTGGCCGCCCGCAATGGTGCCCGCGGCCTGATTGTGCAAAGCACGTTCACTTCGCTCCCCGATGCGGCAGCTCGCATGTATCCTTGGGCTCCGGTGCGATGGCTGATGCGGAACCGCTACAACTCGCTCGACAAGATCAAGGCGTACCACGGCCCGCTGCTGCAGAGTCACGGCAATCAAGATACGCTGGTGCCCATCGATCTGGGCCAGCAGTTGCACGCTGCAGCACCGGGAACAAAAGAGTTCTTCGTTTGCCCAGGTGGCGGGCACAACGATTTGGAGCCCCCAGCCTATCAGGCAGTGCTGGCCCGGTTTTTGGCGTCCCTGCCCAAGTAG
- a CDS encoding acyclic terpene utilization AtuA family protein, with protein sequence MNKVVRIANGAGFLGDSITAPRRLVEAAAVDYLTIEHLAELTMSILARQREKDPQAGYAEDFIEIVGSLAGALHTQPQLKIIANSGGMNPLACAAAVANVLVAEQLASVPIGVVTGDDLLPELEAIQAAGCELRNMETDDPLTVLGPSSRIVSANAYLGAQPIVAALAEGARIVITGRVADASLTVAPLVHEFGWEWNDLDRIAAATVAGHLIECGAQVTGGYSTEWQQYQLTDVGYPIAEVNATGETVITKPPGTGGKVTFRTVAEQLVYEIGDPQHYLTPDIDCDFTTVRLQDLGNDRVQVTGASGRAATETYKVSLAYRDGFMASGQLLVYGLDCREKAQACGEMILQRVQAAGFSLARTNIELIGQGAGVPGTWFWRKYQPPGELMLRVTVHDANRAAVEHFTRELAPLITSGPAGLAGYASGRPQVRPVFAYWPTLVPKSLVRGQSTVRTAQEWLA encoded by the coding sequence GTGAACAAAGTTGTGCGAATCGCCAATGGAGCGGGCTTTCTGGGTGACAGCATCACTGCGCCCAGGCGACTGGTCGAAGCCGCTGCCGTTGACTATCTCACCATCGAGCATCTGGCCGAATTGACGATGTCGATACTTGCTCGTCAACGAGAAAAGGACCCGCAGGCCGGCTACGCCGAAGACTTTATCGAGATTGTCGGCAGCCTGGCCGGTGCACTGCACACGCAGCCACAGTTGAAGATCATTGCAAATTCGGGTGGCATGAATCCCCTCGCATGCGCGGCAGCAGTGGCAAATGTGTTGGTGGCGGAACAGTTGGCTAGTGTGCCCATCGGTGTCGTCACCGGTGACGATCTGCTGCCAGAGCTTGAGGCAATTCAAGCCGCCGGCTGTGAACTGCGCAACATGGAGACCGACGATCCTCTCACGGTGCTTGGCCCAAGCTCGCGGATTGTCAGTGCGAACGCTTATCTTGGCGCGCAACCGATTGTCGCCGCGCTGGCCGAAGGTGCGCGAATCGTGATTACGGGACGAGTTGCCGATGCTTCGCTCACCGTTGCTCCTCTGGTGCATGAATTTGGTTGGGAGTGGAACGACCTCGACCGGATTGCCGCAGCCACCGTGGCAGGGCACTTGATCGAATGCGGCGCGCAGGTCACTGGGGGCTATTCAACCGAGTGGCAGCAGTATCAGTTGACGGATGTTGGCTACCCGATTGCTGAAGTGAATGCCACAGGCGAAACCGTCATCACCAAGCCACCGGGCACTGGAGGCAAGGTCACATTTCGCACGGTCGCCGAGCAATTGGTTTATGAAATTGGCGACCCGCAGCATTACCTCACTCCCGATATCGATTGCGACTTCACAACCGTCCGCTTGCAAGATCTTGGTAACGACCGCGTGCAAGTGACCGGCGCAAGTGGCCGAGCAGCAACGGAGACCTACAAAGTGTCACTTGCCTATCGCGATGGCTTTATGGCCAGCGGACAGTTGCTGGTTTATGGCCTCGATTGTCGGGAAAAAGCGCAGGCCTGCGGTGAGATGATTCTGCAGCGCGTGCAAGCTGCAGGATTCTCGTTGGCGAGGACGAACATTGAACTGATCGGTCAGGGAGCAGGCGTTCCTGGCACTTGGTTCTGGCGGAAGTATCAGCCTCCAGGCGAATTGATGCTGCGTGTCACAGTGCATGACGCCAATCGGGCTGCGGTCGAGCATTTCACTCGTGAGCTTGCACCGTTAATTACCAGCGGTCCCGCTGGGCTGGCCGGCTATGCGAGCGGCAGGCCGCAGGTGCGCCCAGTATTTGCTTACTGGCCCACACTGGTGCCAAAGTCGCTCGTTCGTGGTCAATCCACGGTTCGCACAGCGCAGGAGTGGCTCGCATGA
- a CDS encoding AtuA-related protein, whose translation MIAGQQLISIRDLATARSGDKGNHANIGVVANNAASYEILRSRLTAVRVQSHFAGLGVSRVERFELPLIGAFNFLLYDALGGGASRSLRIDTQGKLLATSLLDLQLRLESDA comes from the coding sequence ATGATTGCCGGACAACAACTCATCTCGATTCGCGATCTGGCCACTGCTCGCAGCGGCGACAAAGGGAATCATGCCAACATCGGCGTCGTAGCCAACAACGCCGCGAGTTATGAAATCCTTCGCAGTCGACTCACGGCCGTGCGGGTGCAGTCGCACTTTGCCGGGCTGGGCGTTTCGCGCGTCGAGCGATTCGAGTTGCCGCTGATCGGGGCCTTCAACTTTTTGCTGTATGACGCACTCGGCGGTGGAGCCAGTCGCAGCCTGCGGATCGACACGCAGGGTAAACTGCTGGCGACTTCTCTATTGGATTTGCAACTGCGACTGGAATCGGACGCTTGA
- a CDS encoding metallophosphoesterase family protein: MFNIMHISDLHFGPFFVPKVAESVLKSAAALKPDIIVASGDFSQRAKAAEFAAARKFLDKLPPVPLIVCPGNHDVPLYRVWERIFTPHALYQEHITAKLNEVYQLPHATIVSLDSTSPLRAITNGRIDQAQLDFAREAFAAAPADAVRIVVAHHHFAPAPDYERSSVMPRAKRAIDVFNDLNVELILGGHLHRAYVGNSLDLYPGKDRKHGIVIVQSGTTTSRRGRAREREKNSFNWIRVTEDSIRITHYMYFDDAGGFAPFSRHIYPRADRQYFSEPVEADIKTDLFSR; the protein is encoded by the coding sequence ATGTTCAACATCATGCACATTTCCGACTTGCACTTCGGGCCCTTTTTCGTGCCCAAAGTGGCTGAGTCCGTATTGAAAAGTGCAGCGGCCCTCAAGCCCGATATCATTGTGGCCAGTGGCGACTTTTCTCAGCGTGCCAAGGCCGCGGAGTTCGCTGCCGCGCGAAAGTTTTTGGATAAACTTCCTCCCGTCCCACTGATTGTTTGCCCCGGCAATCACGATGTGCCGCTGTATCGCGTTTGGGAGCGAATCTTTACTCCGCACGCGCTCTACCAAGAGCACATCACCGCGAAGCTGAACGAGGTCTATCAGTTGCCGCACGCCACGATCGTATCTCTCGATTCGACTTCGCCGCTAAGAGCCATTACCAACGGCCGAATCGACCAGGCTCAACTCGACTTCGCGCGTGAGGCATTCGCGGCAGCTCCTGCGGATGCCGTGCGGATTGTCGTCGCCCACCATCATTTTGCCCCGGCACCCGACTATGAACGAAGCAGTGTGATGCCACGGGCTAAACGGGCCATCGATGTTTTTAACGACCTGAATGTGGAGTTAATTCTGGGCGGCCACTTGCACCGGGCGTACGTCGGGAACTCGCTTGATCTCTATCCCGGCAAGGACCGCAAGCACGGCATTGTGATCGTGCAAAGCGGGACGACAACGTCTCGTCGCGGCCGAGCGCGCGAGCGAGAAAAGAACTCGTTCAATTGGATTCGTGTGACCGAAGATTCCATTCGCATTACGCACTACATGTACTTTGACGATGCCGGGGGCTTTGCTCCCTTCAGCCGGCACATCTATCCGCGGGCAGATCGGCAGTATTTTTCGGAGCCCGTCGAAGCCGATATTAAGACCGATTTATTCTCGCGCTGA